A single region of the Xiphias gladius isolate SHS-SW01 ecotype Sanya breed wild chromosome 17, ASM1685928v1, whole genome shotgun sequence genome encodes:
- the LOC120802584 gene encoding histone H2A translates to MSGRGKTGGKARAKAKSRSSRAGLQFPVGRVHRLLRKGNYAERVGAGAPVYLAAVLEYLTAEILELAGNAARDNKKTRIIPRHLQLAVRNDEELNKLLGGVTIAQGGVLPNIQAVLLPKKTEKPAKSK, encoded by the coding sequence ATGTCTGGCAGAGGGAAAACCGGAGGCAAAGCCCGAGCAAAGGCCAAGTCTCGCTCCTCCCGTGCCGGACTTCAGTTCCCGGTGGGCCGAGTCCACAGGCTACTGCGTAAGGGCAACTATGCGGAGCGCGTTGGCGCCGGGGCTCCGGTGTATTTGGCAGCCGTGCTGGAGTATTTGACCGCTGAGATCCTGGAGCTGGCAGGCAACGCGGCCAGGGACAACAAGAAGACCAGGATCATCCCACGGCACCTCCAGTTGGCCGTGCGCAACGACGAGGAGCTCAACAAGCTGCTGGGAGGTGTGACCATCGCGCAGGGAGGAGTGCTGCCCAACATCCAGGCTGTTCTCCTCCCCAAGAAGACGGAGAAACCGGCCAAAAGCAAGTAA